The proteins below are encoded in one region of Fibrella aestuarina BUZ 2:
- a CDS encoding type VI secretion system Vgr family protein, with translation MAQQVKPEIVIGGTTLEHFTHLQIDQSLFTHHTFQIAVPFEVLENKNDFFFKKSHSSMVGKPASIKFKPIYKNVSADFQFAGIVTELTLINNSDMTNSFLIKGHSPTFLMEDGVQRRAWVEKDLSTIVNDVLGAYSFNKGVNVNFKDKIDYKTQYDESNWDFLRRVCQEYGEWCYYTGNKLIVGETPLKEEPFVADGVQHFSMSVGVKPNQIEMMHYNYKKHERYSGKSKPLSALGTFGTFAYQTSSSLFGNSSLLWPLRDAQSKGDVDSAVDAMNKTNATDMVRFNGHGENPNLGVGVVVNVTAQKLEKPNVFKQESGGKYRINHITHTVDEVGNYANDFEAVPYSAEAPPRNPYVHTPTALPEIATVKFNNDPLQLGRVKVEFHWPNQLVAKSSWIRVAFPYTGSDRGSLFIPEVDDQVVISYEANHVDFPMVVGSIYHKSPSTNYWFPNNEQKIIRTKGGNKIVMKDKPGEQEFFITNANNKNVGLHVSFKGDGKIQIYAENGEIEVRAKNIKMHAKENIELQAKNIQMQASQNASLKSGSSTEINGTTTDVKGSTVNVKGSIVKIN, from the coding sequence ATGGCTCAACAGGTTAAACCAGAAATTGTAATTGGGGGTACAACACTGGAGCATTTCACCCATTTGCAAATCGACCAGTCGCTTTTCACGCATCATACGTTTCAAATTGCCGTACCCTTTGAGGTACTGGAAAATAAGAATGACTTCTTTTTCAAGAAGTCGCACAGCTCGATGGTTGGCAAACCGGCCTCCATCAAGTTCAAGCCAATCTACAAAAATGTCTCTGCCGATTTTCAATTTGCGGGTATCGTAACGGAACTGACGCTGATTAATAACAGCGACATGACCAATAGCTTCCTCATCAAAGGGCACAGCCCGACGTTTCTGATGGAAGATGGCGTACAACGCCGGGCCTGGGTGGAGAAAGACCTGAGTACGATTGTAAATGATGTCTTGGGGGCTTACTCGTTCAACAAAGGTGTAAACGTCAATTTCAAGGATAAGATTGACTACAAGACGCAATACGACGAGAGTAACTGGGATTTTCTGCGGCGAGTGTGTCAGGAGTATGGCGAATGGTGCTATTACACAGGAAACAAGCTGATTGTGGGCGAAACGCCGCTCAAAGAAGAACCGTTTGTGGCGGATGGCGTACAGCATTTTTCGATGTCGGTAGGAGTGAAGCCCAATCAGATCGAGATGATGCACTACAACTACAAGAAGCACGAACGCTACAGCGGAAAAAGCAAGCCGTTGAGTGCGCTGGGTACGTTCGGTACGTTTGCCTACCAGACCTCATCGTCCCTGTTTGGTAATTCGTCGTTGTTATGGCCACTCCGCGATGCCCAATCTAAAGGCGATGTGGATTCAGCCGTCGACGCTATGAACAAAACCAATGCGACGGATATGGTGCGGTTCAACGGCCACGGCGAAAATCCGAATTTGGGCGTAGGTGTCGTAGTGAATGTAACGGCGCAAAAACTGGAGAAACCCAACGTATTCAAGCAGGAGAGCGGTGGCAAATACCGGATCAATCACATCACGCACACGGTGGATGAAGTCGGTAATTACGCCAACGATTTCGAGGCGGTTCCGTATTCGGCCGAGGCACCACCGCGCAACCCGTATGTGCATACACCCACGGCTCTGCCAGAAATTGCTACGGTAAAATTTAATAATGATCCGTTGCAATTGGGGCGCGTAAAAGTTGAGTTTCACTGGCCCAATCAATTAGTGGCCAAATCGAGTTGGATTCGGGTGGCTTTCCCCTATACGGGAAGTGATCGGGGTTCGTTGTTCATTCCGGAAGTAGACGATCAGGTGGTGATCAGCTACGAAGCCAATCACGTTGATTTCCCGATGGTTGTCGGAAGTATTTACCATAAAAGCCCGAGTACGAATTATTGGTTTCCCAACAACGAGCAGAAGATTATTCGCACGAAAGGCGGGAATAAAATTGTAATGAAAGATAAACCTGGCGAACAGGAATTTTTTATTACCAATGCCAATAACAAAAACGTGGGTTTGCACGTCTCATTCAAAGGCGATGGTAAAATTCAGATTTATGCCGAAAATGGCGAGATCGAAGTACGAGCGAAGAATATAAAAATGCACGCGAAAGAGAATATTGAATTGCAGGCAAAGAATATTCAAATGCAGGCTAGTCAGAATGCAAGCTTGAAATCAGGTAGTAGCACCGAGATAAACGGCACAACTACTGATGTGAAGGGTAGCACTGTGAATGTGAAAGGGTCGATTGTGAAAATTAATTAG
- the tssD gene encoding type VI secretion system tube protein TssD, with amino-acid sequence MAASAVAAYFTAGGGEVEVVHLSYELSRSIDMKGRPSSVTQGGVIHVELASSAEDTDLANWLANSYLEKDGTIRFVDQDQATLKTVEFSKGRCIKYAERFDKKPAQETTDRPAATFTLTISAEKITFAGAEHDNNWSDKA; translated from the coding sequence ATGGCTGCATCAGCAGTTGCCGCATACTTTACCGCCGGTGGTGGCGAAGTAGAAGTCGTGCACCTCTCTTACGAGTTGTCGCGTTCGATTGATATGAAAGGCCGTCCCTCATCAGTAACGCAGGGCGGTGTAATTCACGTAGAGTTGGCCTCATCGGCGGAAGATACCGATCTGGCTAACTGGCTGGCTAACTCATACCTGGAGAAAGATGGCACGATCCGGTTCGTCGATCAGGATCAGGCTACGCTGAAGACCGTTGAGTTTAGCAAAGGCCGTTGCATTAAGTATGCTGAGCGTTTTGACAAGAAGCCTGCTCAGGAGACCACGGATCGTCCGGCGGCGACGTTCACGCTAACCATCTCGGCTGAGAAGATCACCTTCGCCGGCGCCGAGCACGATAATAACTGGTCAGACAAAGCATAA
- a CDS encoding DUF6531 domain-containing protein, producing MSEKKYVPDGTFTTCDKGAGFSTLGVLPTSSQLYGKLLANENDKITAVNIRPMGLCSITKIVCVPAPLMWTSVKNNVQRDGGRLLQEDSTIQCTIGGKISLSFIMPAGGVDENEEPGFWDQLGQKYNDITGSIEKWNEENLGPLGSYLNFQMGVTEGFVKGAVGLVEGVWGLAKFAGRMAADPVGTTVSTAKAAWQAGGAAIDWASKGENWQNLGNRIANASPRDWGNVVGQVGFEVAATAATGGAAQAARAGRLGAAAVRGMEMADKLGDAARLSRLASGASRVAGKVAPRVLGAVTDGAKAVERAGRRLLDKLPQPLKCTLRLEPVDMGSGTMLSMLTDVTLPGPIPFEWQRTWYSRSDYSGPMGHGWHHRYDLALRLEAEDGTAVLRMADGRQTDFAPPLLPGEPVFDRINRLSLYRGDEAQREWRVWHHDEHVWYMFEAPRPDGPMQPLQRIENRAGQAIQFSYTPAGHLTRIIDSAGRELTLDTDARGRIIALYGPDPEEPTQRIPLMAYSYDELGNMATYTNAEGYQSVMYYQGHLMVKKTAPNGLSFYWEYDGPDHHARCMHSWGDGGLHEGWLSYPDEETTILTTSDGKTTFTHYRGLVTDEVDPLGRYKQWLYNGFDELEVERDGAGNTTTFDYDRWGNLIAVGHADGATEAWQYDPETGERLMASTDARGGSYTYGYDEAGNLVERTDPMGGVTRYQYDGQARLTSLTNALGQTTHLRYDAHSNLTHLVAPDQTIRSRTYDALGRLVTLTDEAGYQQQRTYDRLGQLLTVAEPDGSRQTMAYDALGNVVQATGGGQSVSFDYVGLGQLASRHQGGTRIDFSYDLDERLTGLRNEKGEQYRFVLDRAGQVVEEIGFDGLRRRYERDAAGRVARVHRPDGRTTAYAYDGVGRVTGVRYDEGPDSPGVVQTYRYDGVGAVLEARSGTSRVVLERDALGRVVAEVQDGERIESTYDALGQRTRLTSSLGADLHFTYDEVGQLRQLSSQSGPQTQPWQAGFAYDSRGLEVHRQLSGTSLRWQYDALGRPTEQGIVLGRGGSQRQRRYHWQGFDQLARIEDSLLGTTSFGYNAQGYLTQARYTDGGLDIRQADAVGNLFGSLQQQDRQYGAGGRLLASAEGVRYRYDGEGNLIEKRLPNRQGSWHYRWDSAGQLVSIRRPDGYRVQCQYDALGRRTHKQFRGKLTRWVWDGDVPLHEWSHYTLDGQAGSPDELITWLFEDGSFAPLARLTPQTRYSVVADHLGTPLELVDEGGQVVWGAQLDSYGRVRQGTGKASLCPFRYQGQYEDAETGLYYNRFRYYSPQEGCYISQDPIRLIGGKSTLYGYVGDINLETDELGLQGGGSYSRTRKANVGGETNHIPAWNSIERAKQLNPNLPNVPTHGSTPATHMDTPDHRRMTSTGSSRAARRWRQQQADLIARNKFGKAMEMDIREIRRRYGNTYNTHVREMLDYAHNQSLISAAERNRLARKLCRG from the coding sequence ATGTCTGAAAAGAAATACGTTCCAGATGGTACGTTCACAACCTGTGATAAAGGGGCCGGTTTCAGTACGTTGGGGGTGTTGCCAACGAGTTCACAACTGTATGGGAAGCTGCTCGCTAACGAGAACGATAAAATTACGGCGGTCAACATCAGACCGATGGGGCTTTGTTCCATCACTAAAATAGTATGTGTACCTGCTCCATTAATGTGGACGTCGGTCAAGAACAACGTTCAACGCGACGGAGGGCGCCTGTTGCAGGAAGATTCGACCATTCAGTGCACAATCGGGGGTAAAATCAGCCTGTCGTTCATCATGCCTGCCGGAGGGGTGGATGAGAACGAAGAACCCGGCTTCTGGGACCAGTTGGGGCAGAAGTACAACGATATTACGGGCAGTATCGAAAAGTGGAATGAAGAAAATCTGGGACCTCTGGGCAGTTATCTGAATTTCCAGATGGGTGTGACCGAAGGTTTCGTCAAAGGAGCGGTGGGGCTGGTCGAGGGGGTGTGGGGCCTTGCCAAATTTGCCGGTCGTATGGCTGCCGACCCCGTAGGCACGACGGTAAGCACGGCTAAAGCAGCCTGGCAGGCGGGTGGCGCCGCCATCGACTGGGCCAGTAAAGGTGAAAACTGGCAGAATCTAGGCAACCGGATTGCTAATGCGTCGCCGCGTGACTGGGGCAACGTGGTGGGGCAGGTTGGTTTTGAAGTAGCCGCTACGGCTGCTACCGGTGGGGCCGCTCAAGCAGCCCGTGCTGGTCGATTAGGCGCTGCGGCCGTGCGGGGCATGGAAATGGCCGATAAACTAGGCGATGCCGCCAGGTTAAGTCGGTTAGCGAGTGGAGCGAGCCGTGTGGCAGGAAAGGTAGCCCCCAGGGTGTTGGGGGCGGTAACCGACGGGGCGAAAGCGGTGGAGCGGGCGGGGCGGCGCCTACTGGACAAGTTGCCGCAGCCCCTTAAGTGTACGCTGCGGCTGGAGCCCGTCGATATGGGGTCAGGCACGATGCTGTCGATGCTAACCGATGTGACATTGCCCGGCCCGATCCCTTTCGAGTGGCAACGTACCTGGTATTCGCGCTCTGACTACAGTGGGCCTATGGGCCACGGCTGGCACCATCGCTACGACCTGGCACTCCGGCTGGAAGCGGAAGACGGAACCGCCGTACTGCGCATGGCGGATGGCCGCCAGACTGACTTCGCGCCGCCATTGCTGCCCGGCGAACCCGTTTTCGACCGTATCAACCGGCTGAGTCTGTACCGGGGCGACGAGGCCCAGCGTGAATGGCGGGTATGGCACCACGACGAGCATGTCTGGTATATGTTTGAGGCCCCCCGGCCCGACGGACCCATGCAGCCGCTGCAACGGATCGAAAACCGGGCGGGGCAGGCTATCCAGTTCAGCTATACGCCCGCGGGTCACCTGACCCGCATCATCGACTCGGCGGGGCGCGAACTCACCCTCGATACCGACGCACGAGGCCGCATTATCGCCTTGTATGGCCCAGATCCCGAGGAGCCCACGCAGCGCATACCCCTGATGGCCTACAGCTATGATGAACTTGGTAACATGGCCACCTACACCAATGCCGAGGGTTATCAGTCGGTGATGTACTATCAGGGACATCTGATGGTCAAGAAGACAGCGCCCAACGGCTTGTCGTTCTACTGGGAATACGACGGCCCCGACCATCACGCCCGTTGTATGCACAGTTGGGGCGATGGTGGCCTGCATGAGGGCTGGCTCAGTTACCCCGATGAAGAAACGACCATCCTGACTACTAGCGACGGTAAAACGACCTTCACGCATTACCGGGGGCTGGTTACCGACGAAGTGGACCCATTGGGGCGGTACAAACAATGGCTTTATAACGGATTTGATGAACTGGAAGTCGAGCGCGACGGAGCCGGGAACACCACGACCTTCGACTACGACCGCTGGGGGAACCTGATCGCCGTGGGCCACGCCGACGGGGCCACCGAAGCCTGGCAATATGACCCCGAAACCGGCGAACGCCTGATGGCCTCGACCGACGCCCGCGGGGGCAGCTATACGTACGGGTACGACGAGGCCGGTAATCTGGTCGAACGTACCGACCCGATGGGCGGCGTTACCCGCTATCAATACGACGGGCAGGCGCGGCTGACCAGCCTGACCAACGCGCTGGGGCAAACCACGCACCTGCGCTATGACGCCCACAGCAACCTGACGCACCTTGTAGCCCCCGACCAGACCATCCGCTCACGTACCTACGATGCGCTGGGTCGGCTGGTTACGCTGACGGACGAGGCAGGCTACCAGCAGCAACGTACCTACGACCGACTGGGCCAGCTCCTGACGGTTGCCGAGCCGGACGGAAGCCGACAGACGATGGCCTACGACGCGCTGGGCAATGTGGTGCAGGCCACGGGCGGGGGGCAGTCGGTCAGCTTCGACTACGTTGGGCTGGGGCAGTTGGCCTCGCGGCACCAGGGTGGCACCCGCATCGATTTCAGCTATGACCTCGACGAGCGGCTCACGGGCCTGCGCAACGAAAAAGGCGAGCAGTACCGCTTCGTGCTGGACCGGGCCGGGCAGGTTGTCGAAGAGATTGGGTTCGATGGGCTGCGCCGCCGCTACGAGCGCGACGCCGCCGGTCGGGTGGCGCGGGTACACCGACCCGACGGGCGCACGACGGCCTACGCCTACGATGGGGTGGGGCGGGTGACGGGCGTACGCTACGACGAAGGCCCCGACTCGCCGGGGGTGGTGCAAACCTACCGCTACGACGGGGTGGGGGCCGTGCTGGAAGCCCGCAGCGGCACTAGCCGCGTGGTGCTGGAACGCGATGCGCTGGGGCGGGTGGTAGCCGAGGTGCAGGACGGCGAGCGCATCGAGAGCACCTACGACGCCCTGGGCCAACGTACCCGGCTGACCTCCTCACTGGGGGCAGATCTACATTTTACCTACGACGAGGTAGGACAACTCCGGCAGCTTAGTAGCCAATCGGGGCCGCAGACCCAACCCTGGCAGGCGGGCTTTGCCTACGATAGCCGGGGGCTGGAAGTGCACCGGCAGTTGAGCGGCACCAGCCTGCGCTGGCAGTACGACGCCTTGGGCCGCCCCACCGAGCAAGGCATCGTGCTGGGGCGGGGCGGCTCCCAACGCCAGCGCCGCTACCACTGGCAGGGCTTCGATCAGCTAGCCCGCATCGAAGACAGCCTGCTGGGCACGACTAGCTTCGGCTATAACGCCCAGGGCTACCTCACCCAGGCCCGTTACACCGATGGGGGCCTAGACATCCGGCAGGCTGACGCGGTGGGTAACCTCTTTGGTAGCCTCCAGCAGCAGGATCGCCAGTATGGAGCGGGTGGGCGGCTGCTGGCCAGTGCCGAGGGCGTACGCTACCGCTATGACGGGGAGGGCAACCTCATCGAGAAACGCCTGCCCAACCGGCAGGGCAGTTGGCACTATCGCTGGGACAGCGCCGGGCAGTTGGTGAGCATCAGGCGGCCCGATGGCTACCGGGTGCAGTGTCAGTATGATGCGCTGGGCCGACGCACCCACAAGCAGTTCAGAGGCAAGCTTACCCGCTGGGTGTGGGACGGGGATGTGCCCCTGCACGAGTGGAGCCACTACACCCTTGACGGCCAGGCGGGCAGCCCCGATGAGTTGATCACGTGGCTGTTTGAAGATGGCAGCTTTGCCCCGCTGGCGCGGCTGACGCCCCAGACCCGCTACAGCGTAGTGGCCGACCACCTGGGTACGCCCCTAGAGCTAGTCGATGAGGGCGGGCAAGTGGTGTGGGGGGCGCAGCTCGACAGCTACGGGCGGGTTCGCCAAGGCACGGGCAAAGCATCCCTATGTCCGTTTCGCTATCAGGGTCAGTACGAGGACGCTGAGACGGGGCTGTACTACAACCGATTCCGCTACTACTCCCCGCAGGAGGGTTGCTATATTTCCCAGGATCCGATCAGATTGATAGGGGGCAAATCTACATTATACGGATATGTAGGCGACATTAACCTAGAAACCGATGAGTTAGGTTTACAAGGCGGAGGCTCTTACTCCCGAACCAGAAAAGCGAACGTAGGGGGGGAAACTAATCATATTCCAGCTTGGAACTCGATAGAACGAGCAAAGCAGCTTAACCCCAATTTGCCAAATGTGCCAACACATGGATCTACCCCTGCTACGCACATGGACACGCCTGATCATAGGCGGATGACTAGTACTGGAAGTTCGAGGGCGGCACGTCGGTGGCGACAGCAACAGGCTGACTTAATTGCAAGAAATAAGTTTGGCAAAGCCATGGAGATGGACATTCGTGAAATTCGCCGCAGATATGGTAATACGTACAATACTCATGTTCGCGAAATGCTTGATTATGCACACAATCAAAGCTTGATATCAGCTGCCGAACGAAATCGCCTTGCTAGGAAACTTTGTAGGGGCTAA
- a CDS encoding SMI1/KNR4 family protein, whose translation MNKNGTEVSPRIMKISPYGSLNESELITLEQHIGFRLPDDYRRFLARTNGGRVENSIFHISELDEDVLLNVFFGINVEKNKVLNLSFWFDKYRDEIPEHSLLIGNEPGGGFLLYIPYGEDCGVYFYDDSYTFEQSNDDGNTYYITETFQEFIDSL comes from the coding sequence GTGAATAAGAATGGCACTGAAGTAAGTCCAAGAATAATGAAAATTAGCCCTTACGGTTCACTTAATGAAAGTGAATTAATAACTTTAGAGCAACATATTGGTTTCAGACTACCAGATGATTATCGTCGCTTCTTGGCGCGCACCAATGGCGGTCGGGTTGAAAATAGTATTTTTCATATTAGCGAACTTGACGAAGATGTATTATTAAATGTTTTCTTCGGTATTAATGTTGAAAAGAATAAAGTATTAAATCTATCATTTTGGTTTGATAAATATAGAGATGAGATCCCTGAACATAGTTTACTAATTGGTAATGAGCCTGGTGGCGGTTTTTTGCTATACATACCTTACGGTGAAGATTGCGGCGTTTATTTTTACGATGATAGCTATACGTTTGAGCAATCAAACGATGATGGTAATACGTATTATATCACCGAGACTTTTCAGGAATTTATTGATTCATTGTAA
- a CDS encoding alpha-1,4-glucan--maltose-1-phosphate maltosyltransferase: protein MKKQPAAKASTQPATKPSPSTVAHTDPTLADIAGQQRVRIERVSPEVDAGYDRPGRYPIKAIVGDTIPVEADIVADGHDMLAARLLYRHADEKAWQEAPMTLLVNDRWAGSFTVQKLGRYHYTIEAWVDHIASWQHEIELKVKDGQRISSELKAGAVLVDGMAHRAAGGPNANAHDAAELLRAAALFREGANHVADAEPGDPYARAVELAESEQFLHWAQTYPERQHPARYADLPNGLSVEVDRAEAGFSTWYCLFPRSASREAGRHGTFRDVEALLPRIAGMGFDVLYLPPIHPIGTAHRKGKNNSVTCQPGEPGVPYGIGSAEGGHDAIHPELGTVDDFKHLIAEAKTYGMEIAMDLAIQCSPDHPWATEHPEWFKKRPDGTIQYAENPPKKYQDIYPVYFETEDWKALWEELKRVLLIWAEWGVKIVRVDNPHTKPFGFWEWVIAEVKKHHPDMLFLSEAFTKPKVMQQLAKVGFAHSYTYYTWRTTKAELQQYMTELTAGEMRHYFRPNFWPTTHDINPYILQSGHEPQFLIRYFLAATLSSNYGIYGPSFELMEHVPVPNKEEYLNSEKYEIRLWDWDRTNKLTYLIGLTNRLRRTNAALQQTNNLTFCTINDDFLLAYLKVTGDNRLLTIVNMDAYNRRSGVVQVPIWQLGIAPDQPYTVHDLLTDNRYTWHGEWNYVELDPYILPMHMFRIDL from the coding sequence ATGAAGAAGCAACCGGCTGCTAAAGCCTCTACCCAACCAGCCACCAAACCTTCGCCTTCCACAGTTGCCCATACTGACCCTACGCTCGCTGATATAGCCGGTCAGCAGCGCGTTCGGATCGAGCGTGTATCGCCCGAAGTCGACGCTGGGTATGATCGGCCCGGCCGCTACCCCATCAAGGCAATCGTTGGTGATACCATTCCGGTCGAAGCCGATATCGTAGCAGACGGGCACGATATGCTGGCGGCGCGGCTGCTCTACCGCCATGCCGACGAGAAAGCGTGGCAGGAAGCTCCGATGACGCTGCTCGTCAATGACCGTTGGGCTGGTTCGTTTACGGTACAGAAGCTGGGTCGTTATCACTACACCATCGAGGCGTGGGTCGACCATATCGCGTCGTGGCAGCACGAAATTGAACTGAAAGTAAAAGACGGGCAACGGATCAGCAGCGAGCTGAAAGCGGGCGCGGTGCTGGTCGATGGTATGGCGCACCGGGCCGCCGGTGGCCCCAATGCCAACGCCCACGATGCGGCTGAGCTACTCCGTGCAGCGGCCCTGTTCCGCGAAGGGGCCAACCATGTTGCCGATGCCGAACCCGGCGATCCGTACGCCCGCGCCGTGGAACTGGCCGAGAGTGAGCAGTTTCTACACTGGGCGCAAACGTACCCGGAGCGGCAGCACCCTGCCCGCTATGCTGATCTGCCCAATGGGCTGAGCGTGGAGGTCGATCGGGCGGAGGCGGGTTTCAGCACTTGGTATTGCCTGTTTCCGCGTTCGGCCAGCCGGGAGGCGGGGCGCCACGGTACCTTCCGCGATGTGGAGGCGCTGCTGCCCCGCATTGCCGGTATGGGTTTCGACGTGCTGTATCTGCCGCCAATCCACCCCATCGGGACGGCGCATCGGAAGGGCAAAAATAACTCGGTAACCTGCCAGCCTGGCGAACCCGGGGTGCCTTATGGCATTGGGTCGGCTGAAGGCGGGCACGATGCGATCCACCCTGAATTGGGCACGGTCGATGACTTTAAACACCTCATCGCCGAGGCGAAAACGTACGGGATGGAGATTGCGATGGACCTGGCCATTCAATGCTCACCCGATCATCCCTGGGCAACCGAGCACCCTGAATGGTTCAAAAAACGGCCCGATGGCACCATTCAGTACGCCGAAAATCCGCCGAAGAAGTACCAGGATATCTACCCTGTTTACTTTGAAACGGAAGATTGGAAAGCACTTTGGGAGGAACTGAAGCGGGTATTGCTGATTTGGGCCGAGTGGGGTGTCAAGATCGTACGCGTCGACAATCCACATACCAAGCCGTTTGGCTTCTGGGAGTGGGTGATCGCCGAAGTGAAGAAGCATCATCCCGATATGCTGTTTCTCTCGGAAGCCTTTACGAAGCCTAAGGTGATGCAACAGCTGGCGAAAGTGGGCTTCGCGCATTCGTATACCTACTACACCTGGCGGACGACCAAAGCGGAGTTGCAACAGTATATGACCGAGCTGACGGCTGGTGAAATGCGGCACTACTTCCGACCAAACTTCTGGCCAACTACGCACGACATCAACCCGTACATTTTGCAGTCGGGTCACGAGCCGCAGTTTCTGATCCGGTATTTTCTGGCCGCCACGCTGTCGAGCAACTACGGCATCTACGGCCCCTCGTTTGAATTGATGGAGCACGTACCTGTGCCCAATAAAGAAGAGTACCTGAACTCAGAAAAGTACGAGATCCGGCTGTGGGACTGGGATCGGACCAACAAGCTAACGTACCTGATTGGCCTCACCAACCGGCTCCGGCGGACCAACGCGGCGTTGCAACAGACCAACAACCTCACGTTCTGCACCATCAATGACGACTTCCTGCTGGCGTACCTGAAAGTAACGGGCGACAACCGCCTGCTGACGATCGTGAATATGGACGCGTATAACCGGCGTAGTGGTGTAGTGCAGGTGCCGATCTGGCAGCTTGGTATCGCCCCTGACCAGCCTTATACCGTGCATGATCTGCTCACCGACAACCGCTACACCTGGCACGGCGAGTGGAACTACGTCGAACTCGACCCGTACATTTTGCCGATGCATATGTTCCGGATTGACTTATAA
- the fabG gene encoding 3-oxoacyl-[acyl-carrier-protein] reductase: MNLVAGKVALITGASRGIGRAIALRFAQEGANVAFTYLSSVEKGQALEAELAAFGIKAKGYRSDASDFKAADDLVMQVLADFGTLDVLINNAGITRDGLLMRMSEQQWDEVLTVNLKSVFNLTKAAIRPMMKAKAGSIINLTSVVGLRGNAGQANYAASKAGIIGFTKSVALELGSRNIRSNAIAPGFIETEMTGELNEKSIEEWKQSIPLKRGGQPDEVADACLFLASDLSRYITGQVLQVDGGMLT; this comes from the coding sequence ATGAATTTAGTTGCCGGAAAAGTCGCCCTCATCACGGGCGCATCACGCGGGATCGGGCGGGCCATTGCCCTCCGGTTTGCGCAGGAAGGGGCCAATGTGGCGTTCACCTATTTGTCGAGCGTTGAAAAAGGGCAGGCGCTGGAAGCCGAACTCGCCGCCTTTGGCATCAAGGCCAAAGGCTATCGCTCCGATGCGTCTGATTTTAAAGCCGCCGATGACCTCGTTATGCAGGTCCTGGCTGATTTTGGCACCCTCGACGTGCTGATCAACAACGCCGGTATCACCCGCGACGGGCTACTGATGCGGATGTCGGAACAACAGTGGGACGAGGTGCTGACGGTAAATCTTAAGTCGGTCTTCAACCTCACGAAAGCAGCTATCCGGCCCATGATGAAAGCCAAAGCCGGTTCGATCATCAACCTGACGTCGGTGGTCGGCCTGCGTGGTAACGCCGGACAAGCTAACTACGCCGCTTCGAAGGCAGGTATCATCGGCTTTACGAAGTCGGTAGCGCTTGAACTGGGCTCGCGTAACATCCGGTCGAACGCGATTGCACCGGGTTTTATCGAGACCGAAATGACGGGCGAACTGAACGAGAAATCGATTGAGGAATGGAAACAGAGTATTCCGCTGAAGCGTGGGGGACAACCCGACGAAGTAGCCGATGCCTGCCTGTTTCTGGCGTCTGACCTCTCCCGCTACATCACCGGTCAGGTGCTGCAGGTGGACGGCGGGATGCTGACCTAG